One Camelina sativa cultivar DH55 chromosome 3, Cs, whole genome shotgun sequence genomic window carries:
- the LOC104778057 gene encoding ABC transporter G family member 12-like, whose protein sequence is MEVESTSNGQRPPPSAEIGRGAYLAWEDLTVVIPNFTGGPTRRLLDGLNGHAEPGRIMAIMGPSGSGKSTLLDSLAGRLARNVIMTGNLLLNGKKARLDYGLVAYVTQEDILMGTLTVRETITYSAHLRLSSDLTKEEVNGIVEGTIIELGLQDCADRVIGNWHARGVSGGERKRVSVALEILTRPQILFLDEPTSGLDSASAFFVIQTLRNIARDGDRTVVSSIHQPSSEVFALFDDLFLLSSGETVYFGESKFAVEFFAEAGFPCPKKRNPSDHFLRCINSDFDTVTATLKGSQRIRDTPATSDPLMNLATSEIKARLVENYRRSVYAKSTKSRIRELASMEGHHSMEVRKGSEATWFKQLRTLTSRSFVNMCRDIGYYWSRIVIYIVVSFCVGTIFYDVGHSYTSILARVSCGGFITGFMTFMSIGGFPSFIEEMKVFYKERLSGYYGVSVYIISNYVSSFPFLVAISLITGSITYNMVKFRPGVSHWAFFCLNIFFSVSVIESLMMVVASLVPNFLMGLITGAGIIGIIMMTSGFFRLLPDLPKVFWRYPISYMSYGSWAIQGAYKNDFLGLEFDPMFAGEPKMTGEQVINKIFGVQVTHSKWWDLAAIVLILVCYRILFFIVLKLKETAEPALKAIQAKRTMKSLKKRPSFKKVPSLSSISRRHQPPHSLSSQEGLTSPIH, encoded by the exons ATGGAAGTAGAGAGTACGAGCAATGGCCAGCGTCCACCTCCTTCGGCTGAGATTGGTCGTGGTGCGTACTTGGCGTGGGAAGATTTGACGGTGGTTATACCAAACTTTACTGGTGGTCCGACTCGAAGGTTGCTCGATGGATTAAACGGTCACGCTGAACCCGGTCGGATCATGGCCATTATGGGTCCTTCCGGATCCGGCAAGTCCACGCTTCTTGATTCTCTCGCAG GTAGACTCGCAAGAAACGTGATCATGACTGGTAATCTTCTATTGAATGGGAAGAAGGCAAGACTAGACTACGGCCTCGTC GCTTATGTAACACAAGAGGACATTTTGATGGGGACACTAACGGTTAGGGAGACAATAACATACTCAGCACATCTAAGGCTTTCGAGTGATTTGACCAAAGAAGAAGTCAACGGCATTGTTGAAGGAACTATAATTGAGCTTGGTCTTCAAGACTGTGCAGACAGAGTCATAGGTAACTGGCACGCTAGAGGAGTGAGTGGCGGCGAGAGGAAACGTGTCAGCGTTGCGTTAGAGATCTTAACGCGGCCGCAGattctgtttcttgatgaaCCAACTAGCGGTTTGGACAGTGCTTCTGCGTTCTTTGTGATTCAAACGCTAAGGAACATTGCTCGGGATGGAGATAGAACCGTTGTTTCGTCGATTCATCAGCCTAGTAGCGAAGTTTTCGCTCTCTTTGATGATCTTTTCTTGCTCTCTAGTGGTGAGACTGTTTATTTTGGTGAATCCAAGTTTGCTGTTGAG TTCTTTGCTGAAGCGGGGTTTCCTTGCCCGAAGAAACGGAACCCTTCTGACCATTTCCTAAGATGTATAAACTCAGATTTTGATACCGTTACAGCTACACTCAAAGGATCTCAGAGGATTCGG GACACACCAGCTACATCAGATCCTTTGATGAATCTAGCAACGTCTGAGATCAAAGCTAGACTTGTTGAGAATTACCGCCGTTCAGTCTATGCTAAATCCACAAAATCTCGGATCCGTGAATTAGCTAGTATG GAAGGACATCATTCGATGGAAGTGAGAAAGGGAAGTGAAGCGACCTGGTTTAAACAGCTACGAACTTTGACAAGTAGATCATTTGTGAACATGTGTCGCGATATTGGATACTACTGGTCAAGAATTGTGATCTACATTGTCGTATCATTCTGTGTCGGGACGATCTTTTACGATGTAGGACACAGCTACACATCGATCTTGGCTCGTGTTTCTTGTGGTGGATTCATTACAGGTTTTATGACGTTCATGTCCATTGGAGGGTTTCCTTCTTTCATTGAAGAAATGAAAGTGTTCTATAAAGAGAGGTTGAGTGGTTACTACGGCGTTTCGGTTTACATCATATCGAACTACGTCTCTTCTTTCCCGTTCTTGGTAGCGATTTCGCTCATCACAGGGAGTATCACTTACAACATGGTGAAATTCCGTCCTGGAGTCTCGCATTGGGCTTTCTTCTGTCTTAACATTTTCTTCTCTGTCTCGGTCATTGAGAGTCTCATGATGGTTGTAGCTTCTCTTGTTCCAAACTTCTTGATGGGTCTAATCACTGGAGCTGGTATCATT GGAATCATCATGATGACTTCTGGATTCTTCCGTCTACTTCCTGATCTTCCAAAGGTTTTCTGGCGTTACCCAATTTCGTACATGAGCTATGGTTCTTGGGCAATTCAG GGAGCATACAAGAACGATTTTCTTGGTCTAGAGTTTGACCCGATGTTTGCGGGGGAACCCAAGATGACAGGAGAGCAAGTGATAAACAAGATATTCGGAGTGCAAGTCACACATTCTAAGTGGTGGGACTTAGCAGCGATCGTGTTGATCCTTGTGTGTTACCGCATTCTCTTCTTCATAGTCTTGAAGCTCAAGGAGACAGCAGAGCCGGCTTTGAAAGCTATTCAAGCAAAGAGAACGATGAAGAGTCTCAAAAAGAGACCTTCTTTCAAGAAAGTTCCATCTCTATCTTCAATATCAAGGAGACACCAACCTCCACACTCACTTTCTTCTCAAGAAGGTCTTACCTCTCCAATTCATTAA
- the LOC104778060 gene encoding RNA-binding protein 8A-B-like, whose amino-acid sequence MANIESEAIDFEPEEDDLMDEEVTAVDAADVSPRAGHPRLKSAIAGANGESAAQKKTKGRGFRDERDSDRQRRLSSRDFESLGSDGGHGPQRSIEGWIILVAGVHEEAQDDDLFNAFGDFGEIKNLHLNLDRRTGFVKGYALIEYEKKEDAQKAISAMNGAELLTQNVTVDWAFSSGPSSGGSHWRKNQRSGRSQRSRSPRRRY is encoded by the exons ATGGCGAACATAGAATCAGAAGCAATCGATTTCGAGCCTGAGGAGGATGACCTTATGGATGAAGAAGTTACAGCAGTTGACGCCGCCGATGTTTCTCCACGCGCGGGACACCCGAGGCTTAAGTCGGCTATCGCCGGAGCTAACGGAGAATCAGCGGCGCAGAAGAAGACTAAAGGCCGTGGGTTTCGCGACGAGAGAGATTCCGATCGTCAGCGCCGTCTTTCCTCACGCGATTTCGAGTCACTCGGTTCTGACGGCGGTCATGGTCCACAGCGAT CCATTGAAGGATGGATTATTTTGGTTGCTGGAGTTCATGAGGAAGCACAGGACGATGATTTATTCAATGCTTTTGGTGACTTTGGGGAGATAAAGAATCTACATCTCAATCTCGATCGTCGTACTGGTTTTGTCAAG GGCTATGCTTTGATAGAatatgagaagaaagaagatgcaCAGAAGGCGATATCAGCAATGAATGGTGCTGAGCTTCTAACGCAGAATGTCACTGTTGACTGGGCATTCAGCAGTGGTCCCAGTTCTGGTGGATCTCACTGGAGAAAAAACCAGAG GTCTGGGAGGTCCCAGCGTTCACGAAGCCCGAGAAGACGTTACTGA
- the LOC104778061 gene encoding zinc finger CCCH domain-containing protein 55-like isoform X2, which yields MDPGDPTSIIFTKIRTLEPENASKIIGYFLLQDMEQRDLIRIAFGPDTLIQTLCRKAKSDLGLSSNGFSLNPMSRPINIHGHQSLSQSSPRNGFLRNPSNPLPCSLTSSTLGDRPSNFNSRPFRDGSSFFASSSGDEQHQLSNQFPFVEDPFANFHKRSFSANDACFESEEPGFGGGPGYHRFPQGGLVDDFGSSGGFGSPSEMDYVLEKMMRMKLAQQKRMVAAQFMAAACGSPLSHRQGSEQFGEEGGYSYSPSRYEREDAVSKQIYLTFPSESSFTDEDVSAYFSDFGPVEDVRIPYQQQRMYGFVTFAKAETVRTILARGNPHFICDSRVLVKPYKEKGKILQKRQQQQLQQLLERGNYSPSSSPSGIDTRDLYECRLGPRMFSNKTQEMLRRKTEQADLQQAIEVELQRRRFLNLQLPDMEHESIHHHQRSPSFSPAHIPPRFNHSLLFNSENNNEEMMEGNSDRSEQHLQQVADSNEERGYSNDFYKGQETSLENTLPDSLFGSPKKSGEIRNTESDTEQKAS from the exons ATGGATCCCGGCGACCCAACTTCGATAATCTTTACAAAGATCAGAACTTTAGAACCAGAGAACGCTTCCAAAATCATTGGCTATTTCTTACTGCAAGACATGGAACAGAGAGATTTGATTCGTATTGCTTTTGGTCCTGACACTCTCATTCAAACCTTGTGTCGAAAAGCTAAATCCGATTTGGGTCTCTCATCCAACGGTTTCTCGTTAAACCCTATGTCGAGACCTATCAACATCCATGGCCACCAGTCATTGTCTCAGTCTTCTCCAAGGAATGGTTTTTTGAGAAACCCTAGTAACCCTTTGCCTTGTTCGTTAACTTCGAGTACACTCGGTGATAGGCCTAGTAACTTCAATTCTAGACCTTTTCGTGACGGTTCATCATTTTTCGCTTCTTCTTCCGGCGATGAGCAGCACCAACTGAGTAACCAGTTTCCGTTTGTTGAGGATCCATTTGCCAATTTTCACAAGAGGAGTTTCTCGGCTAACGATGCTTGTTTTGAGTCAGAGGAACCAGGTTTCGGAGGAGGACCTGGTTATCATCGGTTTCCACAAGGCGGTTTAGTTGATGATTTTGGTTCCTCTGGTGGTTTTGGTTCGCCGAGTGAGATGGATTACGTCCttgagaagatgatgaggatgaagtTAGCTCAACAAAAGAGAATGGTTGCTGCTCAGTTCATGGCTGCGGCTTGTGGCTCTCCATTGTCGCATAG ACAAGGATCAGaacaatttggagaagaaggtGGTTACTCTTATAGTCCAAGCCGGTATGAAAGAGAGGATGCAGTCTCTAAACAGATTTACTTGACATTTCCATCTGAAAGCTCCTTCACTGATGAAGACGTCTCAGCTTATTTCAG CGATTTTGGACCTGTGGAAGATGTGAGGATTCCATATCAGCAGCAACGGATGTACGGGTTTGTCACTTTCGCTAAGGCTGAAACCGTGAGAACCATATTGGCTCGAGGAAATCCTCATTTCATCTGTGACTCACGTGTTCTTGTTAAACCATACAAGGAGAAAGGAAAAATCCTTCAAAA GAGGCAGCAGCAGCAACTACAGCAGCTGTTGGAGAGAGGGAACTACTCACCTTCTTCAAGTCCTTCAGGAATCGACACTAGGGATCTGTATGAATGTCGCTTAG GACCAAGGATGTTTTCAAACAAGACACAGGAGATGCTGCGAAGAAAAACCGAGCAAGCTGATTTACAACAAGCTATAGAAGTAGAACTCCAAAGAAGAAGGTTCTTGAATCTGCAATTGCCTGACATGGAGCATGAATCTATTCACCATCACCAGCGTagtccttctttttctcctgcTCATATCCCACCTCGATTTAATCATAGTCTTCTCTTCAACTCAGAAAACAACAACGAAGAAATGATggaag GCAATAGCGATAGAAGCGAGCAACATCTTCAGCAAGTAGCAGACAGCAACGAAGAACGTGGTTACAGTAATGATTTCTACAAAGG GCAAGAGACGAGTCTGGAGAATACTCTTCCTGATAGCTTGTTTGGTTCCCCAAAAAAGTCTGGCGAAATTCGCAATACTGAGTCTGATACCGAGCAGAAAGCCTCATGA
- the LOC104778061 gene encoding zinc finger CCCH domain-containing protein 55-like isoform X1, with the protein MDPGDPTSIIFTKIRTLEPENASKIIGYFLLQDMEQRDLIRIAFGPDTLIQTLCRKAKSDLGLSSNGFSLNPMSRPINIHGHQSLSQSSPRNGFLRNPSNPLPCSLTSSTLGDRPSNFNSRPFRDGSSFFASSSGDEQHQLSNQFPFVEDPFANFHKRSFSANDACFESEEPGFGGGPGYHRFPQGGLVDDFGSSGGFGSPSEMDYVLEKMMRMKLAQQKRMVAAQFMAAACGSPLSHRQGSEQFGEEGGYSYSPSRYEREDAVSKQIYLTFPSESSFTDEDVSAYFSDFGPVEDVRIPYQQQRMYGFVTFAKAETVRTILARGNPHFICDSRVLVKPYKEKGKILQNRRQQQQLQQLLERGNYSPSSSPSGIDTRDLYECRLGPRMFSNKTQEMLRRKTEQADLQQAIEVELQRRRFLNLQLPDMEHESIHHHQRSPSFSPAHIPPRFNHSLLFNSENNNEEMMEGNSDRSEQHLQQVADSNEERGYSNDFYKGQETSLENTLPDSLFGSPKKSGEIRNTESDTEQKAS; encoded by the exons ATGGATCCCGGCGACCCAACTTCGATAATCTTTACAAAGATCAGAACTTTAGAACCAGAGAACGCTTCCAAAATCATTGGCTATTTCTTACTGCAAGACATGGAACAGAGAGATTTGATTCGTATTGCTTTTGGTCCTGACACTCTCATTCAAACCTTGTGTCGAAAAGCTAAATCCGATTTGGGTCTCTCATCCAACGGTTTCTCGTTAAACCCTATGTCGAGACCTATCAACATCCATGGCCACCAGTCATTGTCTCAGTCTTCTCCAAGGAATGGTTTTTTGAGAAACCCTAGTAACCCTTTGCCTTGTTCGTTAACTTCGAGTACACTCGGTGATAGGCCTAGTAACTTCAATTCTAGACCTTTTCGTGACGGTTCATCATTTTTCGCTTCTTCTTCCGGCGATGAGCAGCACCAACTGAGTAACCAGTTTCCGTTTGTTGAGGATCCATTTGCCAATTTTCACAAGAGGAGTTTCTCGGCTAACGATGCTTGTTTTGAGTCAGAGGAACCAGGTTTCGGAGGAGGACCTGGTTATCATCGGTTTCCACAAGGCGGTTTAGTTGATGATTTTGGTTCCTCTGGTGGTTTTGGTTCGCCGAGTGAGATGGATTACGTCCttgagaagatgatgaggatgaagtTAGCTCAACAAAAGAGAATGGTTGCTGCTCAGTTCATGGCTGCGGCTTGTGGCTCTCCATTGTCGCATAG ACAAGGATCAGaacaatttggagaagaaggtGGTTACTCTTATAGTCCAAGCCGGTATGAAAGAGAGGATGCAGTCTCTAAACAGATTTACTTGACATTTCCATCTGAAAGCTCCTTCACTGATGAAGACGTCTCAGCTTATTTCAG CGATTTTGGACCTGTGGAAGATGTGAGGATTCCATATCAGCAGCAACGGATGTACGGGTTTGTCACTTTCGCTAAGGCTGAAACCGTGAGAACCATATTGGCTCGAGGAAATCCTCATTTCATCTGTGACTCACGTGTTCTTGTTAAACCATACAAGGAGAAAGGAAAAATCCTTCAAAA CAGGAGGCAGCAGCAGCAACTACAGCAGCTGTTGGAGAGAGGGAACTACTCACCTTCTTCAAGTCCTTCAGGAATCGACACTAGGGATCTGTATGAATGTCGCTTAG GACCAAGGATGTTTTCAAACAAGACACAGGAGATGCTGCGAAGAAAAACCGAGCAAGCTGATTTACAACAAGCTATAGAAGTAGAACTCCAAAGAAGAAGGTTCTTGAATCTGCAATTGCCTGACATGGAGCATGAATCTATTCACCATCACCAGCGTagtccttctttttctcctgcTCATATCCCACCTCGATTTAATCATAGTCTTCTCTTCAACTCAGAAAACAACAACGAAGAAATGATggaag GCAATAGCGATAGAAGCGAGCAACATCTTCAGCAAGTAGCAGACAGCAACGAAGAACGTGGTTACAGTAATGATTTCTACAAAGG GCAAGAGACGAGTCTGGAGAATACTCTTCCTGATAGCTTGTTTGGTTCCCCAAAAAAGTCTGGCGAAATTCGCAATACTGAGTCTGATACCGAGCAGAAAGCCTCATGA